One stretch of Clostridia bacterium DNA includes these proteins:
- a CDS encoding tyrosine-type recombinase/integrase, whose product MTKEQVLEKLKFDVELRGLSKNTQDEYYTKTKIFQDYFGKPATELGEEDIREFLHYLTTEKGLTSGSVNSYNSGLRFLYGVTLNVNLNCKQIPRHRKKRKFPDILTQEEIQSIFAACDNLRDKSILMTIYGAGLRLSEAACLKVSDIDSNKMQLLIRDGKGAKDRFALLSHSNLEILRDYWKAYHPKEWLFYSRINSGTHITPRGVANIFNKYKNIAGITKDVSTHTLRHCFATHLLESGVSIFHIKQLLGHSDISTTCFYLHLLKIDSLNVTSPLDTLKEMETAIG is encoded by the coding sequence ATGACAAAAGAACAGGTTTTAGAAAAATTGAAGTTTGATGTAGAACTCAGGGGGTTAAGCAAGAACACCCAAGATGAATACTATACAAAAACTAAAATTTTTCAGGATTACTTTGGTAAACCAGCAACTGAGCTTGGCGAAGAGGATATTAGAGAGTTTCTTCACTATCTTACAACCGAAAAAGGACTTACTTCCGGAAGTGTAAATTCATATAATAGCGGTCTTCGCTTTTTGTATGGCGTAACTTTAAATGTTAATTTAAACTGCAAACAAATACCTCGTCACCGTAAAAAACGTAAATTTCCTGATATCCTTACTCAAGAGGAAATTCAAAGTATTTTTGCTGCTTGCGATAATTTAAGAGATAAATCTATCTTAATGACTATTTATGGTGCAGGGCTCCGACTTAGTGAAGCTGCCTGTCTTAAAGTATCAGATATTGATAGCAACAAGATGCAACTACTTATCCGCGACGGTAAAGGTGCCAAAGATAGATTTGCACTACTTTCACATTCTAATCTTGAAATACTCAGAGATTATTGGAAGGCATACCATCCTAAAGAATGGCTTTTTTACAGCAGGATAAATTCTGGTACACATATTACGCCTCGAGGAGTAGCTAATATATTCAACAAATACAAGAATATAGCCGGAATAACCAAAGATGTTTCTACACATACATTAAGGCATTGTTTTGCGACTCACCTTCTTGAATCTGGGGTTAGTATATTTCATATTAAACAATTACTTGGACATTCAGACATAAGTACAACATGCTTTTATCTTCATTTACTAAAAATTGATTCTTTAAATGTAACAAGCCCCCTTGATACGTTAAAGGAAATGGAGACAGCAATTGGCTGA
- the rsgA gene encoding ribosome small subunit-dependent GTPase A encodes MNTNNNLMALGWNEDLEKEFAGYKDSCEVGRVAVEYKGLYKVYCENRETLAAISGKMIYSAALRDDYPAVGDWVVLDKSESDSDRAIIRGILSRKSKFSRKSAGNTVEEQIIAVNIDTVFICMSLNQNYNLRRLERYITMGWDSGAIPVVLLTKSDLCENVEEKLKETQEAAIGVDVHCISCANDSAAETVRNYIKPGQTVAFLGSSGVGKSTIVNRLLGEERLDTQAISDLGDRGRHTTTNRELILLPEGGVVIDTPGMREFHILDAEEGINTAFNDIESFAENCRFSNCTHTTEPQCAVKEAIESGALSEDRYNNYIKLKKEAAFVERKTNKKAELEYKDFIKKRMSEVNKIKY; translated from the coding sequence TTGAATACAAATAATAACTTAATGGCTTTAGGCTGGAACGAGGACTTGGAAAAGGAATTTGCAGGTTATAAGGACTCTTGCGAGGTTGGCAGGGTTGCTGTTGAATATAAGGGCTTATACAAGGTCTACTGCGAAAACAGAGAAACACTCGCAGCAATATCCGGTAAAATGATTTATTCCGCTGCCCTTCGTGATGATTATCCCGCCGTAGGGGACTGGGTGGTATTGGATAAGTCTGAATCTGATAGTGATAGGGCTATAATTCGCGGAATACTTAGCCGCAAGAGCAAATTCTCCAGAAAATCAGCGGGTAATACTGTTGAGGAGCAAATAATAGCTGTAAATATCGACACTGTATTTATATGCATGTCTCTTAATCAGAATTATAACCTAAGAAGGCTGGAAAGGTATATAACCATGGGCTGGGACAGCGGTGCCATTCCGGTAGTACTGCTTACAAAATCTGATTTATGCGAAAATGTTGAAGAGAAATTAAAAGAGACACAGGAAGCAGCGATAGGCGTAGATGTACACTGCATCAGCTGTGCAAACGATTCAGCTGCTGAAACAGTTAGGAATTACATCAAACCGGGTCAGACTGTAGCTTTCCTTGGATCCTCCGGTGTCGGCAAATCAACGATAGTAAACAGGCTGCTTGGCGAAGAAAGGCTTGATACTCAGGCAATAAGCGATTTGGGAGATAGGGGCAGGCACACTACCACTAACAGAGAGCTGATATTACTGCCCGAAGGCGGTGTAGTGATAGACACTCCAGGTATGCGGGAGTTTCATATTTTGGATGCTGAAGAAGGCATTAACACTGCCTTTAATGATATAGAGAGCTTTGCAGAGAATTGCAGATTCTCGAACTGCACACATACCACTGAACCCCAGTGTGCAGTAAAGGAAGCAATCGAGAGCGGCGCCCTAAGTGAGGATAGATACAATAACTACATCAAACTGAAGAAGGAAGCTGCATTTGTTGAGAGAAAGACCAACAAAAAAGCAGAACTGGAATATAAAGATTTTATAAAGAAAAGAATGAGCGAAGTTAATAAGATCAAATACTAA
- the prmA gene encoding 50S ribosomal protein L11 methyltransferase, which translates to MNYMKYIELQVITTTEASDAVSEILYNEGASGVLIEDPNDFNALNKDKKSWDYVEEELIKKLGDDAKVKGYFLSEEFSEEKLNTIRSRVGKLEEFGLDKGKGIVSTREVNDEDWANAWKKYYKPAKVGDRVVIKPTWEGYESKAGEVIVELDPGMAFGTGTHETTIMCVKLLEKYVKDDSTVFDVGCGSGILGITAAKLNAKSVVCVDIDELSCKVSRENAEINKVSDRLDIRCGNLLDVVADKADVIIANIIADIIISFSEDAMNFMNKGGIFISSGIIRDRRDDVLKKLRAEGFNVLEVLEMGEWCAIAAERK; encoded by the coding sequence ATGAATTATATGAAATACATAGAGCTGCAGGTAATAACAACTACTGAAGCATCTGATGCAGTATCAGAAATATTATATAACGAGGGAGCATCGGGAGTGCTTATAGAAGATCCTAACGACTTTAACGCATTGAACAAGGATAAGAAGAGTTGGGATTATGTTGAAGAGGAGTTAATCAAGAAATTGGGAGACGATGCCAAGGTAAAAGGATATTTTCTCTCTGAAGAATTTAGTGAAGAAAAGTTGAATACTATAAGAAGCCGAGTAGGAAAGCTGGAAGAGTTCGGACTCGACAAGGGAAAAGGCATTGTGTCCACACGTGAAGTCAATGATGAAGACTGGGCTAATGCCTGGAAGAAATATTACAAGCCTGCAAAGGTCGGAGACAGAGTGGTTATAAAGCCTACCTGGGAAGGGTACGAGAGCAAGGCCGGTGAAGTTATTGTGGAGCTGGATCCAGGAATGGCCTTCGGTACAGGAACCCATGAAACAACAATTATGTGCGTCAAGCTATTGGAGAAGTATGTTAAGGATGACAGCACAGTGTTTGACGTAGGCTGTGGCTCTGGAATCCTTGGAATAACAGCTGCCAAGCTTAATGCAAAGAGTGTCGTCTGTGTGGACATAGACGAGCTTTCCTGCAAAGTCAGCAGGGAGAATGCAGAAATAAACAAGGTGTCCGACAGGCTGGACATTCGCTGCGGAAACCTTCTAGATGTAGTTGCAGATAAGGCTGATGTCATAATTGCAAATATAATAGCGGATATAATAATTTCCTTCAGTGAAGATGCAATGAATTTCATGAATAAGGGCGGCATATTCATATCCTCCGGCATTATAAGGGATAGAAGGGATGACGTGCTGAAAAAGCTCAGGGCAGAGGGCTTCAACGTTCTCGAAGTGCTTGAAATGGGAGAATGGTGCGCCATAGCGGCAGAGAGGAAGTAA
- a CDS encoding 16S rRNA (uracil(1498)-N(3))-methyltransferase yields the protein MHRFFVKNRDIEKDNITVYGEDVQHISKVLRLQVGDKIVLCDGEGSDYLAAIESMDKTSVRTVILDKEASKGEPDVEVVLYQGIPKSTKMDLIIQKCTEMGIIRVVPVSTVRTIVKLESEKDEKKKVERWTKIAEEAAKQSGRGIIPTIEMPMTFPEALKDAARLDAVIVPYELEGSLSIKEALRKDKGSSIGFFIGPEGGFDSSEIEKAKAAGAVPVTLGSRILRTETAGVAVLTSIMYEYDQMK from the coding sequence ATGCACAGGTTTTTTGTAAAGAATAGAGATATTGAAAAAGACAACATAACCGTTTATGGAGAAGATGTGCAGCATATATCGAAAGTGCTGCGTCTTCAAGTTGGTGACAAGATAGTGCTTTGTGATGGAGAGGGGTCAGACTATCTTGCAGCAATTGAAAGCATGGATAAGACCTCTGTAAGGACGGTTATCCTCGATAAGGAAGCATCAAAAGGTGAGCCGGATGTTGAGGTGGTATTATATCAGGGAATACCTAAATCAACCAAGATGGACCTCATCATTCAAAAGTGTACAGAAATGGGAATTATAAGGGTGGTTCCAGTTTCTACAGTGAGGACTATAGTTAAGCTGGAGTCAGAAAAGGATGAGAAGAAGAAGGTTGAAAGATGGACTAAAATTGCTGAAGAAGCGGCAAAGCAGAGCGGGAGAGGAATTATTCCCACTATTGAAATGCCCATGACCTTTCCTGAGGCACTTAAAGACGCAGCAAGGCTGGATGCAGTTATAGTACCCTACGAGCTGGAAGGCAGCCTATCTATTAAGGAAGCACTTCGCAAGGATAAAGGAAGCAGCATAGGCTTCTTCATAGGTCCTGAAGGGGGCTTCGACTCCTCGGAGATTGAGAAGGCAAAAGCAGCGGGAGCGGTACCGGTCACCTTAGGCAGCAGGATACTCCGCACAGAGACCGCGGGGGTGGCAGTACTGACCAGCATAATGTACGAATATGACCAGATGAAATAA
- the mtaB gene encoding tRNA (N(6)-L-threonylcarbamoyladenosine(37)-C(2))-methylthiotransferase MtaB, with translation MKRAAFYTLGCKVNQYETEAMIESFESAGYETVEYTEYADVYIINTCTVTNMGDRKSRQVIRRALELNPDAFVAVVGCYSQIAPKEVLEIPGVSLVVGTNERNRIVELVEYAMEKEEKLNLVNDIMEVSEFEEMSIKNYKSRTRAFLKIQEGCDQYCTYCIIPYARGHIRSRKPESIIAEVRELAENGFREVVLTGIHVASYGKDLGNTSLIEMIEKVHQVEGIERIRMSSVDPNVMTEEFIGRLKKLPKICRHFHLSLQSGCDETLKRMNRKYTTEEYKRVVGKLREVFADVAITTDLIVGFPGETEEEFQKTAAFIEEISFSAMHVFKYSPREGTPASKYQNQVKPQVKDARSKLVTSIAKKSEEKFKKGFIGSCRSVLYERPIDEKSSLYEGLTDNYIRVVSESQSDIKGKIIETILVELREDSMAGKIKQ, from the coding sequence TTGAAAAGAGCGGCATTTTATACACTGGGCTGCAAGGTCAACCAGTATGAGACGGAAGCAATGATTGAGAGTTTTGAAAGTGCAGGCTATGAAACTGTAGAATATACTGAGTATGCAGATGTATATATTATAAATACCTGTACGGTCACCAATATGGGAGACAGGAAATCCAGGCAGGTAATAAGAAGGGCCCTGGAGCTTAATCCCGATGCCTTTGTGGCTGTTGTGGGCTGCTATTCCCAGATAGCACCCAAGGAGGTGCTGGAGATACCGGGAGTCAGCCTTGTGGTTGGAACAAATGAGAGAAACAGGATAGTGGAGCTGGTTGAGTATGCCATGGAAAAAGAGGAAAAGCTCAATCTGGTCAATGACATAATGGAAGTAAGTGAATTTGAAGAAATGTCCATTAAAAACTATAAGAGCAGGACCAGGGCGTTTCTGAAAATTCAGGAGGGCTGCGACCAGTACTGTACATATTGCATAATACCTTATGCCAGAGGGCATATTAGAAGCCGCAAGCCGGAAAGTATAATAGCCGAGGTAAGGGAGCTTGCGGAGAATGGCTTCAGGGAGGTCGTACTGACGGGGATACATGTGGCTTCCTATGGAAAAGACCTGGGGAATACTTCACTTATAGAGATGATTGAGAAGGTTCATCAGGTGGAAGGAATTGAGCGAATTCGCATGAGCTCTGTAGATCCTAATGTGATGACAGAAGAGTTTATCGGCAGGCTAAAAAAACTGCCTAAAATATGCAGACATTTTCACCTTTCGCTGCAAAGCGGATGTGATGAAACCTTGAAAAGGATGAATAGAAAATATACCACAGAGGAATATAAAAGAGTGGTAGGGAAATTAAGGGAAGTCTTTGCTGATGTTGCAATAACAACCGACCTGATTGTAGGTTTTCCGGGAGAGACAGAGGAAGAATTTCAGAAAACAGCTGCCTTCATTGAGGAGATATCCTTCAGTGCCATGCATGTTTTCAAGTATTCACCCCGAGAGGGTACACCGGCTTCAAAATATCAAAATCAGGTAAAGCCCCAGGTAAAAGATGCCAGGAGCAAACTTGTAACTTCCATTGCCAAAAAAAGTGAAGAAAAATTCAAAAAAGGCTTTATCGGAAGCTGCAGGTCGGTTTTGTATGAGCGTCCAATTGATGAGAAGAGCTCTCTTTACGAGGGTTTGACAGATAACTATATTAGGGTTGTCTCTGAATCGCAGAGTGACATAAAGGGAAAAATAATTGAAACAATTCTTGTTGAACTAAGAGAAGATTCTATGGCAGGTAAAATTAAGCAATAA
- a CDS encoding histidine triad nucleotide-binding protein yields MSDCIFCKIASGEIPCSLVYQDNLVMAFKDINPLAPVHILIIPKQHIESAQEINGGNSQIAGYIFEKIPDIAKEAGIAESGYRVITNIGKDGGQLVPHLHFHILGGRKLETALG; encoded by the coding sequence ATGAGCGACTGTATTTTCTGCAAGATAGCCAGCGGAGAAATACCTTGCAGCTTGGTTTATCAGGATAACCTAGTAATGGCTTTTAAAGACATCAATCCACTTGCTCCAGTTCATATATTAATTATACCAAAGCAGCATATTGAGTCTGCCCAGGAAATAAATGGGGGCAACTCACAGATAGCAGGGTATATTTTTGAGAAAATCCCGGATATAGCAAAAGAAGCAGGCATAGCAGAAAGTGGTTACCGTGTAATTACCAATATTGGAAAGGACGGCGGGCAGTTAGTGCCACACCTGCATTTTCATATATTGGGAGGACGCAAATTAGAAACAGCTCTGGGATAG
- the rpsU gene encoding 30S ribosomal protein S21 produces MSEIRVGENESLESALRRFKKKCARAGVLAEVRKREHYESPSVKRRKKSEAARKRKTK; encoded by the coding sequence ATGTCAGAAATTAGAGTTGGTGAAAATGAATCTCTTGAGAGCGCTCTTCGAAGGTTTAAGAAGAAATGCGCTAGGGCCGGGGTTTTGGCAGAAGTTAGAAAAAGAGAACATTATGAAAGCCCAAGCGTAAAAAGAAGAAAGAAATCTGAAGCTGCAAGAAAAAGAAAAACAAAATAA
- a CDS encoding GatB/YqeY domain-containing protein: MSLKEVLQQDLKSAMKEKDVIRKNVVTMMRAAVLQIEKDKKIELDDEGVIEVIAKGVKQRKDSIPDFEKGNRPDLVENIEKEIGILMGYLPQQLTEEEINQIVSDTIFEVGAQSMQDLGKVMNALKSRVKGRADGKLVNSIVKQHLTT, from the coding sequence ATGTCCCTCAAAGAAGTATTACAGCAAGACCTTAAGTCTGCAATGAAGGAAAAGGATGTCATCAGGAAAAATGTAGTAACTATGATGAGAGCCGCTGTGCTGCAGATTGAAAAGGATAAAAAGATTGAATTGGATGATGAGGGTGTTATAGAGGTAATTGCCAAAGGCGTAAAACAAAGGAAGGATTCTATACCTGACTTTGAAAAAGGCAACAGACCCGACCTGGTTGAAAATATAGAAAAAGAAATTGGTATTCTGATGGGGTATTTGCCGCAGCAGCTTACCGAAGAAGAGATCAACCAAATAGTTTCAGATACTATATTTGAAGTTGGTGCCCAGAGCATGCAGGATTTAGGCAAGGTTATGAATGCGCTGAAATCCAGAGTAAAGGGAAGAGCTGACGGCAAATTGGTTAATTCAATTGTAAAACAGCATTTAACAACATAA
- a CDS encoding NfeD family protein produces the protein MLGDWSLLTAFLYVMGIVLLLVEAMMPGFGVAGISGVILVFASVVMISSSFFQAMLIMVGTIAIAILLIIALYKLGYGKGFLKSMILSTEQKNEEGYVSAKGYEEYLGMRGTVITPLRSAGTVLIGEKRIDAVSEAEFINKDEEVEVIKIEGSRIVVRRVK, from the coding sequence ATGTTAGGAGACTGGAGCTTGCTTACAGCATTCCTGTATGTGATGGGTATTGTGCTTCTTCTGGTGGAAGCAATGATGCCTGGGTTTGGTGTTGCAGGGATAAGTGGGGTTATATTGGTATTTGCCAGTGTAGTTATGATTTCCTCAAGCTTTTTTCAGGCTATGCTAATAATGGTAGGTACCATCGCTATTGCGATATTACTGATCATTGCTCTATATAAGCTTGGATACGGAAAAGGCTTCTTGAAGTCAATGATACTCAGCACAGAACAGAAAAATGAAGAAGGGTATGTAAGTGCCAAAGGCTATGAAGAATACCTTGGAATGAGGGGTACTGTAATAACTCCGTTGAGGTCTGCGGGTACTGTGCTTATTGGTGAAAAAAGAATAGATGCAGTGTCTGAAGCAGAGTTTATCAACAAGGATGAAGAGGTTGAAGTCATAAAGATAGAAGGCAGCAGGATTGTAGTAAGGAGAGTAAAATAA
- the floA gene encoding flotillin-like protein FloA (flotillin-like protein involved in membrane lipid rafts) yields MDIVIYVVGLFVVILGLTIFLSFVPLGLWISSLAAGVNVGIFTLVGMRLRRVVPSRIVNPLIKARKAGINVSVNELEAHFLAGGNVDRVVNALIAAQRAEIELGFERAAAIDLAGRDVLQAVQMSVNPKVIETPVVAAVAKDGIEVRAKARVTVRANIERLVGGAGEETIIARVGEGIVTTVGSSESHKLVLENPDMISRTVLAKGLDSGTAFEILSIDIADVDVGRNIGAQLQTDQAEADKRIAQAKAEERRAMAVAKEQEMKAGVQEMRAKVVEAEAEVPKALADALRNGRMGVMDYYQLQNMQADTQMRDAISKVNKSDAIDKEKK; encoded by the coding sequence ATGGACATTGTGATTTATGTAGTAGGACTATTTGTTGTAATACTTGGGTTGACAATATTCCTAAGCTTTGTACCGCTTGGATTGTGGATATCGTCCCTGGCAGCAGGAGTTAATGTCGGAATATTTACCCTTGTAGGAATGAGGCTCAGAAGAGTTGTTCCAAGCAGGATTGTGAATCCACTTATAAAGGCAAGGAAGGCTGGTATTAACGTTAGTGTAAATGAACTTGAAGCTCACTTCCTTGCTGGAGGTAATGTTGACAGAGTGGTAAATGCACTTATAGCTGCACAGAGAGCAGAAATTGAGTTAGGCTTTGAAAGGGCTGCAGCTATTGATCTTGCGGGCAGAGACGTTTTGCAGGCTGTACAGATGAGTGTTAATCCAAAGGTTATTGAAACACCTGTAGTAGCAGCAGTAGCAAAGGATGGTATAGAAGTAAGGGCAAAAGCAAGAGTTACAGTAAGAGCAAATATTGAGAGACTGGTCGGCGGAGCCGGTGAAGAGACTATAATCGCCAGGGTTGGTGAAGGTATTGTTACAACTGTTGGTAGTTCGGAGAGCCACAAATTGGTATTGGAGAATCCTGATATGATATCAAGGACAGTATTGGCCAAGGGTCTCGACTCAGGAACAGCCTTTGAAATACTTTCAATAGATATAGCAGACGTAGATGTAGGCAGGAATATAGGTGCTCAGCTGCAGACAGACCAAGCAGAAGCTGATAAGAGGATAGCTCAAGCCAAGGCGGAGGAAAGACGTGCCATGGCTGTTGCTAAAGAGCAGGAGATGAAGGCTGGAGTACAGGAAATGAGAGCAAAAGTTGTAGAAGCTGAGGCCGAAGTACCGAAGGCACTTGCTGATGCGCTGAGAAATGGACGAATGGGCGTAATGGATTATTACCAGCTGCAGAATATGCAAGCTGATACCCAGATGAGAGACGCGATATCAAAGGTAAATAAGAGTGACGCTATTGATAAGGAAAAGAAGTAA
- the yqfC gene encoding sporulation protein YqfC: MVKKSYRIRERISNTFELPKDIVMDVSKVIIIGTGQITVENHKGIVEYSEELIRVNTGSGIMKLCGRNLTIKTILQEEITITGEITNIEF, from the coding sequence ATGGTTAAGAAGAGTTATAGAATCAGAGAGAGGATATCTAACACCTTTGAGCTTCCAAAGGATATTGTAATGGATGTTTCAAAGGTTATTATCATTGGCACGGGTCAGATAACCGTAGAAAATCACAAGGGCATAGTGGAATACAGCGAGGAGCTAATTAGAGTGAATACGGGCAGCGGAATAATGAAGCTGTGCGGCAGAAACCTTACCATAAAAACGATATTGCAGGAGGAGATCACTATTACCGGTGAGATAACTAATATCGAATTCTGA
- the yqfD gene encoding sporulation protein YqfD produces MFIIRIWNYLRGYAIIIVKGLKIERFINLAVVNNIYIWDIKKLDYTTVQAKIGLENFGRLRDIVRKTDSSVSILTKRGFPFIIRNVKRRKLFYASLLSLFIFIYIMSSFVWMIEVVGAKNVDSEKIIKQLYAEGLHEGSFKGKLDRRHIENQVLINMPELSWIGIQIKGTKAVVEVVEKREAPPMVSNTDACDIVAAKDGIITKLLVLAGDPIVKDGTSVRRGQKLVSGTILRENLEPRQVHSLAQISARTWYEDAEEIPLQQVEYKSTGKIVRHYKLKLLNKEFSRKRSVKFKDFNEYVNERNLISFGDYVFPVKLIEYRFEELVPVQETLMVNEAKARCAERLNARIKLQISEEAVILNKNINYYIEKKSVKAKISVEVLEDIGVKQKIN; encoded by the coding sequence ATGTTTATTATACGAATATGGAATTATTTAAGGGGATATGCTATTATTATTGTTAAAGGATTGAAGATTGAAAGATTTATTAATCTCGCAGTGGTTAATAATATTTACATATGGGACATAAAGAAGCTTGACTATACCACGGTGCAGGCAAAAATCGGGCTGGAGAATTTCGGAAGGCTTAGGGACATTGTACGAAAAACAGACAGTTCAGTCAGCATTTTGACCAAGCGGGGCTTTCCTTTTATCATCAGAAATGTTAAGAGGAGAAAGCTGTTTTACGCTAGTCTGCTGTCACTGTTTATTTTTATCTACATAATGTCCTCTTTTGTCTGGATGATTGAAGTAGTAGGCGCCAAGAATGTCGATAGTGAAAAGATAATTAAGCAGCTTTATGCTGAGGGCTTACACGAGGGGAGCTTCAAGGGCAAGCTGGATAGAAGGCATATAGAGAATCAGGTGCTTATCAACATGCCGGAGCTTTCGTGGATAGGTATTCAGATAAAAGGTACCAAGGCAGTAGTCGAGGTTGTTGAGAAAAGAGAAGCGCCGCCGATGGTTAGTAACACCGATGCCTGCGATATTGTTGCGGCAAAGGATGGAATCATCACAAAACTCCTGGTGCTTGCAGGTGATCCCATTGTCAAGGATGGTACATCTGTCAGAAGGGGTCAGAAGTTAGTAAGCGGAACCATTCTCAGAGAAAACCTGGAACCGAGGCAAGTACATTCACTTGCCCAGATAAGTGCCAGGACCTGGTATGAGGATGCAGAGGAAATTCCACTTCAGCAGGTAGAGTATAAATCCACGGGGAAGATAGTCAGACATTATAAGTTGAAGCTATTGAACAAGGAATTCTCAAGGAAGAGAAGTGTAAAATTCAAGGATTTCAATGAATACGTAAATGAAAGAAACCTTATAAGCTTCGGGGACTATGTGTTCCCCGTGAAGCTGATAGAATATAGATTTGAAGAGCTGGTGCCAGTACAAGAGACGCTTATGGTGAATGAAGCCAAGGCAAGGTGCGCTGAAAGGCTCAATGCACGGATAAAGCTTCAGATTTCGGAAGAAGCTGTGATTTTGAATAAGAACATAAACTATTACATTGAGAAGAAGTCTGTAAAGGCTAAGATAAGTGTTGAAGTCCTGGAAGATATAGGAGTGAAACAAAAAATAAATTAA
- a CDS encoding PhoH family protein, whose amino-acid sequence MEKIMNLFGNFDQNLKVIENEFNADIIVREGQVKIVGEEKAVGMLKKTLDILLKMQETGEIITSHSISYTIGLVKEGEENRADELSDVIITSARGKAIKSKTIGQKKYVDAIQNNDIVFGIGPAGTGKTYLAVAMAVKAFKNREVSRIVLTRPAVEAGEKLGFLPGDLQTKVDPYLRPLYDALHDIMGVETYQKHIERGAIEIAPLAYMRGRTLDDSYIILDEAQNTSPEQMKMFLTRLGFGSKAIITGDITQIDLPRGKYSGLKEVMEVLKNVKDIEFIYFHEKDVVRHKLVRDIIKAYEKYEDKKKLTGEVPTGEISE is encoded by the coding sequence ATGGAAAAAATAATGAATCTTTTTGGGAATTTTGACCAGAATCTTAAAGTCATAGAGAATGAATTCAATGCAGATATAATCGTAAGAGAAGGCCAAGTAAAGATTGTAGGTGAGGAGAAGGCTGTCGGCATGCTGAAGAAAACCCTCGATATCCTTCTAAAGATGCAGGAGACCGGTGAAATCATCACGAGCCACTCAATCAGCTATACTATTGGGCTGGTAAAGGAAGGGGAAGAGAACCGGGCTGACGAGCTTAGCGATGTAATCATAACAAGTGCAAGGGGTAAGGCCATTAAGAGCAAGACGATAGGGCAGAAGAAATATGTTGATGCAATACAGAATAACGATATTGTATTCGGGATAGGCCCTGCAGGGACAGGGAAGACCTACCTTGCCGTGGCTATGGCGGTTAAAGCCTTCAAGAACCGTGAGGTAAGCAGAATAGTTCTCACCAGACCTGCTGTGGAAGCAGGAGAAAAGCTCGGGTTCCTGCCAGGAGATTTGCAGACTAAGGTAGATCCTTATCTGAGACCTCTTTATGATGCACTGCATGACATAATGGGCGTAGAAACGTACCAGAAGCATATAGAAAGAGGGGCAATCGAGATTGCACCCCTTGCCTATATGAGGGGCAGAACGCTGGATGACTCGTACATAATATTGGATGAAGCCCAGAATACCTCGCCGGAGCAGATGAAAATGTTTCTGACCAGATTGGGCTTTGGATCAAAGGCTATCATTACAGGGGATATAACGCAGATAGACTTGCCCAGGGGCAAGTATTCAGGACTGAAGGAAGTAATGGAGGTATTGAAAAACGTAAAGGACATAGAATTCATATACTTCCATGAAAAGGATGTCGTAAGGCACAAGCTGGTGCGTGACATTATCAAGGCATACGAAAAGTACGAAGATAAAAAGAAGCTAACTGGGGAAGTACCAACAGGAGAAATTTCTGAATAA